A genomic stretch from Mercenaria mercenaria strain notata unplaced genomic scaffold, MADL_Memer_1 contig_4008, whole genome shotgun sequence includes:
- the LOC123564741 gene encoding ubiquitin-conjugating enzyme E2 D4-like produces the protein MAQKRLKKECKDINIDPPPGCSAGPDDDNLFRWSASLTGPEGSPYQGGVFFLKMMFPTDYPFKPPKVVFDTKIYHPNINNHGNICLDILRSQWSPALTVGKGRFIHSCFCSSLNQVGFFFRFLLRTNLKDI, from the exons ATGGCTCAAAAGAGGTTAAAAAAG GAATGTAAAGATATAAACATCGACCCTCCACCTGGTTGCTCAGCTGGCCCAGATGATGATAATT TATTCAGATGGTCAGCCTCCCTTACAGGACCA GAAGGAAGCCCATACCAAGGAGGTGTGTTCTTCCTAAAGATGATGTTCCCAACAGATTATCCTTTTAAACCTCCAAAG GTTGTATTTGACACAAAGATATATCACCCAAACATCAACAATCATGGTAATATATGTCTGGATATACTGAGGTCTCAATGGTCTCCGGCTCTTACTGTAGGCAAAGGTAGGTTCATTCATTCTTGTTTTTGTTCCTCACTTAATCAAgttggattttttttcagatttctatTACGTACAAACTTAAAGGACATTTGa